From Anaerolineae bacterium, one genomic window encodes:
- a CDS encoding carbohydrate kinase family protein, whose translation MLSVGNFCVDLLVKPVRRLPPPGGLEIIDEYELQTGGCSNNCAIALARLGLSVATVGRVGQDRTGDIVLDLLARNGVRTDLMVRDPSARTSLSVVVVNERGERSFIHHPGATQNLSLGDVPWERLESARAVHVGGAFLLPRLDGQPMAELLRWARELGAITFVDTAVDGKGNRLEVLEPILPHVDYFLPSEAEALGMTGSGVPEDMAAFLLARGVGTVCIKLGERGCYVAGAGDEGRYVPAFDVDPVDTCGAGDTFTAGFIAGILNGLDSVGAARLANAVGAMCVTGLGATTAVGTWEETLAFMARTPTRTAAA comes from the coding sequence GTGTTGAGTGTGGGGAACTTCTGCGTAGACCTGTTGGTGAAGCCGGTGCGGCGGCTGCCCCCGCCGGGCGGGCTGGAGATCATTGACGAGTACGAACTGCAGACGGGTGGGTGCAGCAACAACTGCGCCATCGCCCTGGCCCGGCTGGGGCTGTCGGTGGCGACGGTGGGGCGCGTGGGTCAGGACCGCACGGGTGACATCGTGCTCGATCTCCTCGCCCGCAATGGGGTGCGTACCGATCTGATGGTCCGCGATCCGTCGGCGCGCACGTCTCTCTCGGTGGTGGTGGTCAACGAGCGGGGCGAGCGCTCCTTCATCCATCATCCGGGCGCCACCCAGAACCTGTCCCTGGGCGATGTCCCCTGGGAGCGGTTGGAGAGTGCCAGGGCGGTGCACGTGGGTGGGGCCTTCCTCCTGCCTCGGCTGGACGGCCAGCCGATGGCCGAGCTTCTGCGCTGGGCTCGGGAGCTAGGGGCCATCACCTTCGTGGACACGGCGGTGGATGGGAAGGGCAACCGACTGGAGGTGCTCGAGCCCATCCTGCCCCACGTGGACTACTTCCTGCCCAGCGAGGCCGAGGCCCTCGGCATGACCGGGTCGGGTGTGCCCGAGGACATGGCCGCCTTCCTGCTGGCGCGGGGGGTGGGGACGGTCTGCATCAAGTTGGGGGAGCGGGGGTGCTATGTGGCGGGAGCAGGGGACGAGGGCCGGTACGTCCCCGCCTTCGACGTTGACCCGGTGGATACCTGCGGGGCGGGCGATACCTTCACCGCCGGGTTCATCGCCGGCATTCTGAACGGCCTGGACTCGGTGGGCGCTGCGCGGCTGGCCAACGCCGTGGGCGCCATGTGCGTGACCGGCCTGGGGGCCACCACGGCCGTGGGCACCTGGGAGGAGACGCTGGCGTTCATGGCGAGGACGCCCACGAGGACGGCTGCCGCATGA
- a CDS encoding HAD family hydrolase → MSLRDVRAISFDADGTLWDFERAMRHSLALALEEMRREVGSAAAGLDVEELIRIRDRVAASSKRLSLEEGRLEAFRETLRGIGHPDEALARRLCALYLHHRFRDIELYQDVLPALQRLRGRYRLGLLTNGNTNPERCGLAGVFDFVVMAQEQGFTKPDPRLFGLAMARAACQADEILHVGDSWDNDVIGALNAGLQAVWLNREGKPAPASMPGLREIRSLVELPGLLGVERGPSPPDSSPIS, encoded by the coding sequence ATGAGCCTGCGCGACGTCCGCGCCATTTCCTTTGACGCTGACGGTACTCTCTGGGACTTCGAGCGGGCCATGCGTCACTCGCTCGCTCTGGCGCTGGAAGAGATGCGCCGCGAGGTGGGCTCGGCCGCGGCGGGTCTGGACGTAGAGGAGCTGATCCGCATCCGCGACCGAGTAGCTGCGTCCTCGAAGCGCCTGTCCCTGGAGGAAGGGCGGCTGGAAGCGTTCCGGGAGACCCTGAGGGGGATTGGGCACCCGGATGAGGCACTGGCGCGCCGGCTGTGTGCGCTCTATCTACACCACCGCTTCCGCGACATCGAGCTGTACCAAGATGTCCTGCCGGCGCTTCAGCGCCTAAGGGGCCGTTACCGATTGGGCCTGCTGACCAACGGCAACACCAATCCCGAGCGCTGCGGGCTGGCGGGCGTGTTCGACTTCGTGGTTATGGCCCAGGAACAGGGGTTCACGAAGCCGGACCCTAGGCTGTTTGGCCTTGCTATGGCACGGGCGGCTTGCCAGGCGGACGAGATCCTTCACGTGGGCGACTCCTGGGACAACGACGTCATCGGGGCACTGAACGCTGGACTCCAGGCGGTATGGCTGAACCGCGAGGGCAAGCCTGCTCCCGCTTCGATGCCCGGCCTGCGGGAGATTCGCTCGCTGGTGGAATTGCCGGGGCTGTTGGGAGTGGAGAGAGGACCCTCACCCCCTGACTCCTCTCCCATTTCGTAG